From a single Brassica oleracea var. oleracea cultivar TO1000 chromosome C5, BOL, whole genome shotgun sequence genomic region:
- the LOC106295695 gene encoding protein CDC73 homolog — protein sequence MDPLSVLKDFTTRGDLDKIERVGANYRFGSGYSFPCATETAYRSKGGSLYTLEALVHYVKNHHLKLGEYMQSTVKNSVPAVTLPDRKPLLDYLTGRVASSDSIDYLLLQQQNAQSQKQNEEYRPDQDNSAFVSRENAVEEVDGYGGEDVDYIMLIRSNERPLKSRDAILECKNRDFHSVLVNSTKREEERQRIESHQRKDGLVAKSRLMGAEERGIVGFTGGGGDDSGYDANPKSKLRKIGEGVPIILVPSAFQTLITIYNVKEFLEDGVYIPNDVKAKEMKGVKPDCITVQKKFSRDRERVVTAYEVRDKPSALKPDDWDRVVAVFVLGKDWQFKDWPFKDHVEIFNKIIGFFLRFEDDSIESAKTVKQWNVKIISISKNKRHQDRAAALEVWEKLEEFVRSRSHS from the exons ATGGATCCGTTATCGGTGCTGAAGGACTTCACGACGCGCGGAGACCTGGATAAAATCGAACGGGTCGGAGCCAATTACCGATTCGGATCCGGATACTCCTTCCCCTGCGCGACAGAGACGGCGTACAGATCCAAAGGCGGAAGCCTCTACACTCTAGAAGCCTTAGTCCACTACGTGAAGAACCACCACCTCAAACTCGGAGAGTACATGCAATCCACCGTCAAAAACTCCGTCCCCGCCGTTACGCTACCGGATCGGAAACCTCTCCTCGATTACCTCACCGGGAGAGTAGCCTCCTCCGATTCGATCGACTACCTCCTGCTCCAGCAGCAGAACGCCCAGAGCCAGAAGCAGAACGAAGAGTACAGACCCGATCAAGACAACTCTGCTTTCGTCTCCCGAGAAAACGCCGTCGAAGAGGTTGACGGTTACGGCGGAGAGGACGTTGATTACATTATGCTGATTCGGTCCAACGAGAGGCCGTTGAAGAGCCGAGACGCGATCCTCGAGTGCAAGAACAGAGATTTCCACAGCGTGTTGGTGAATTCGACCAAGAGGGAAGAGGAGAGGCAGAGGATCGAGTCTCACCAGAGGAAAGACGGCTTGGTCGCCAAGAGTAGGTTGATGGGTGCTGAAGAGAGAGGCATTGTAGGCTTCACCGGCGGCGGAGGTGATGATTCTGGTTATGATGCTAACCCTAAGTCTAAGCTTAGGAAGATTGGGGAAGGTGTGCCGATCATTCTTGTCCCGAGTGCGTTTCAGACGCTGATTACTATATACAATGTGAAGGAGTTTCTTGAGGATGGAGTTTATATACCGAATGATGTTAAGGCTAAGGAGATGAAAGGGGTGAAGCCTGATTGTATTACGGTTCAGAAGAAGTTTAGTAGAGATAGGGAGAGGGTTGTGACTGCTTATGAGGTTAGGGATAAGCCTTCTGCTTTGAAGCCTGATGACTGGGACCGTGTTGTTGCGGTTTTCGTGTTGGGCAAGGATTGGCAGTTCAAGGATTGGCCTTTCAAGGACCATGTTGAGATTTTCAATAAGA TAATTGGGTTCTTCTTGCGGTTTGAAGATGATAGTATTGAATCAGCCAAGACGGTGAAGCAGTGGAATGTGAAGATTATCTCG ATTAGTAAGAATAAGAGGCATCAAGACCGGGCTGCAGCATTAGAAGTCTGGGAAAAACTTGAGGAGTTTGTTCGGTCTCGGTCACATTCTTAG
- the LOC106294020 gene encoding non-specific lipid-transfer protein-like protein At2g13820 encodes MSKIKVIIALALLAVLAFPVSSQQPPLSQCTPSMVTTVGPCMSFLTNSTSNGTSPSSDCCNSLRSLTTGGMGCLCLIVTGSVPFNIPINRTTAVSLPRACNMPRVPLQCKANIAPAAAPGPAGTFGPAMSPGPATTPIVPEPTPAAQTPQSDATQPFTPTVDTAGPTAGDGGSTSRPSLTSSSAYALSPSLLFFGISLVVLKFY; translated from the exons ATGTCGAAAATTAAGGTTATAATCGCCCTGGCTTTACTCGCAGTGCTAGCTTTTCCGGTTAGCAGCCAACAACCGCCGCTTAGCCAATGTACTCCGTCTATGGTGACTACAGTTGGTCCTTGTATGAGCTTCTTAACCAACAGCACCAGCAACGGAACTTCACCGTCGTCTGATTGTTGTAACTCGCTGAGGTCTTTAACAACCGGAGGAATGGGATGTCTCTGTCTTATTGTAACCGGAAGTGTTCCTTTTAATATTCCTATTAACCGTACAACCGCCGTCTCTCTTCCCCGTGCTTGTAACATGCCTAGAGTCCCTCTTCAATGCAAAG CCAATATTGCTCCAGCTGCTGCTCCTG GACCTGCTGGTACATTTGGACCGGCGATGTCTCCAGGTCCAGCAACAACTCCAATTGTCCCAGAACCGACCCCAGCAGCTCAGACACCACAGTCCGATGCAACTCAGCCTTTTACACCAACCGTGGACACTGCGGGTCCTACGGCTGGCGACGGAGGAAGCACCAGTCGACCTTCTCTCACTTCTTCATCCGCCTACGCCCTCTCACCATCGCTTCTCTTCTTTGGCATCAGCCTCGTAGTTCTCAAATTCTATTGA
- the LOC106295697 gene encoding non-specific lipid-transfer protein-like protein At2g13820, translating to MKMGMGLVFLTVFMAVMSSTRVLAQSTCTSALISMSPCLNYITGNTTSPSQQCCSQLGNVVRSSPDCLCQVLNGGGSQLGINVNQTQALALPRACNVQTPPVSRCNNGGGSTADSPADSPNSSGPGNGSKTVPVGEGEGEGPSSDGSSIKFSYPLLAFLSAASYMAIFLKY from the exons ATGAAAATGGGAATGGGTTTAGTGTTTCTTACTGTTTTTATGGCTGTGATGTCTTCTACAAGAGTCCTTGCTCAGTCGACTTGCACATCCGCTTTGATCAGCATGTCGCCGTGTCTCAACTACATAACCGGAAACACTACCTCTCCTTCTCAGCAATGCTGCAGTCAGCTGGGTAACGTAGTCCGGTCTTCTCCTGATTGTTTGTGTCAAGTCCTCAACGGTGGTGGCTCTCAGCTCGGGATCAACGTTAACCAAACACAGGCTCTTGCTTTGCCAAGAGCTTGTAATGTTCAGACTCCTCCTGTCAGTCGCTGTAACAACG GTGGTGGTTCTACTGCTGACTCTCCTGCAGATTCTCCAAACTCTTCAG GACCAGGAAATGGATCGAAAACTGTACCGGTAGGAGAAGGAGAAGGGGAAGGACCATCGTCAGACGGAAGCTCTATCAAGTTCTCATATCCTCTTCTTGCCTTCCTTTCCGCGGCTTCCTACATGGCAATCTTCTTGAAATATTGA
- the LOC106294116 gene encoding LOW QUALITY PROTEIN: uncharacterized N-acetyltransferase p20 (The sequence of the model RefSeq protein was modified relative to this genomic sequence to represent the inferred CDS: inserted 2 bases in 1 codon) — METPPSIFLRPFDLSDAEDVLKWAGDDDVTRYLRWTSVKTVEEARQHILQTAIPHPWRRSICLLKDGRSIGCVSVRPHTGDGRCRADLGYAVSRQFWGRVIATAAVRMAVEQAFEIFPDVVRLQAVVEVENKXKVLEKAGFEKEGLLKKYGFCKGGIRDIYVFV, encoded by the exons ATGGAAACGCCACCAAGTATCTTCCTCCGTCCGTTTGATCTCTCAGACGCCGAAGACGTTCTTAAATGGGCCGGTGATGATGACGTCACACGTTACCTTCGATGGACCTCCGTTAAAACCGTGGAAGAAGCCCGACAACACATCCTTCAAACGGCCATACCACACCCGTGGCGCCGTTCCATTTGTCTTCTCAAAGACGGTCGTTCGATAGGTTGCGTCTCCGTCAGGCCTCATACTGGCGATGGTAGGTGCCGAGCTGACCTTGGATACGCCGTCTCTAGACAGTTTTGGGGACGGGTGATAGCCACGGCGGCGGTGAGGATGGCCGTGGAACAAGCTTTTGAGATTTTTCCGGACGTGGTGAGGCTACAAGCGGTTGTTGAGGTGGAGAATAA GAAAGTTTTGGAGAAAGCTGGGTTTGAAAAGGAGGGTTTGCTTAAAAAGTATGGTTTTTGCAAAGGAGGTATTAGAGATATATATGTTTTTGTATAG